GCCCGCGCGATCTTGTGCTCGGGCCAGTCCGTCACGTCCTCGCCCTGGAGGTAGACCCGGCCCTCGTCGGGCGTCAGCGTCCCGGTGATACAGTTGAACAGCGTGGACTTGCCGGCACCGTTCGGCCCGATGAGGCCGACGATTTCGCCACTGTGGATCTCGATGTCCACGTTGTCGACGGCGGTCAGGCCGCCGAAGCGCTTCGTGACGCCGTCGGTCCGCAACACCGCACGGTCGCTGTCCGTGACAGCTGTCGAACCGCTGTCCGCTTTACTCATCGGCGTTCACCTCCTGGTCGTCAGTGTCCGTGGCGGCCATGCCGCCGTGCTTGTAGTAGTCCATCTGGCTGGCGTATTCGCTGAGCGTTCCGACGACCCCCTTGGGGAAGCCAATGACCGTGACGATGACGGCTCCACCAAGCAGGACCAGCTGCCACCCGACGGCGTACGTCTCCACGAGTTCGATGATGGTGTGGAGGCCGAACGCACCGATGACGGGGCCAGCGACGGTGCCGGACCCGCCAAGCAGCGCCATCGCGATGAGTTCCACGTTCCACGCGCCGTTGTAGGCCGTCTGGGGGTCGATGAACGTGTTGAACAGGCTGTACGCCGCACCGGCAAAGCCCGTGAACAGGCCGGCCAGCATCCACGCGGCCGTCTTGTAGTACGTGGTGTTGAACCCCATCGCTGTGGCCTTCTCCTCGTCGTCCCGGATGGCGTTCAGGACGAAGCCAAAGCGCGTCCCGGAGAGGTAGTAGACGAGCGCCATCTCGACCACGAGGACGCCCAGGAACAGGTAGTAGAAGGTCTCGGCCGAGGGCGTCTCCAGCAGTATCTTCCCGCTGGCGCCACCGGTGATGTCGAGGATGCGAGAGACCTGCTGGGCGACCAGCAGGACGCCCAGCGTCGCGATGGCGAAGTAGTGGCCGCGGAGTCGGAGCACGACGATGCCGATGATGGCTGCGAAGGTGACGGCGAGCAAGCCGGCCAGCAGGAACGCGACCGGGAACGCGACAGCGAAGTCTTTCGTCAGGATAGCCGTCGCGTACGCCCCGATACCGAAGAAGGCCATGTTTCCGAAACTGGGATAGCCGGTCTGTCCGCCGACGATATCCCAGGACAGCGCCAGGATGGCGAACAGGAACATCTCGGACAGCACTGTCATGAAGTAGCCGCCCTCCAGTCCGAGCACGGGGAACGAAGCCGCAATCAGCGTCCCAAGACCGAGGAGCGCCCAGCCGTAGTCGTCACAGGTCCCGAGGAACCGATCGACCTGTTCCGGCGGGAGGATCGACCGCAGGACGCCGCTCGAATCCTCGTCGGTCGTGCTCATTGTTCAGCCCCCTGGCCGAACAGACCCCTCGGTTTGAGGATGAGCAAGACGATGAGCAGCGAGAAGCTCACAGCGAGCGTCCACTGAGAGGAAATAAAGCCTGCGACCAGTTCCTCGACCGACCCGAGCAACAGGCCCCCGATGAGTGCGCCGGGGATGCTCCCGACGCCGCCAAACACCACGATGATGAAGCTCTTGAGCGTGTAGATGAGCCCCATCTGTGGCTGGATGTTCAGGATGACAGCGATGAACGCGCCGATACCGCCGGCGATAGCCGATGAGACGCCGAAGGTCACCGCGCGGGTGTGTTCGACGTCGATGCCGACCAGCGCCGCGGCCTCGGGGTTCTGCGAGACGGCCCGTATCGCTCGTCCGGTCCGCGTTTTCTGGAGGAACACGTACATGAGCGCGGTGAGAACGAGCGCGCCCGCGAAGGCGACGAGTTTCATCTTGGGGACGACGATGCCAGCGAGGTTCACCGACGGGTCCGCGAAGCTGACCTGAATGGACCGCGGGTTCGCCGACCACGCCTGTATCGCCAGTTGCTGGATGGCGATGCTCGCGCCGAAGGTCACCAATAGCGTGAGGAAGATGTCGGTCCCGATGACCCGCGACACCAGCGTCCGCTGGAGCGCGTACCCGATGCCGAACAGCACGGCGATGGCGACCGGGATGGTCGCCAGGAACAGGAGCGGCGACCCCTCCGCGTTCCCGGTGACCAGGGTTAGCATCCAGTAGGAGGTGTATCCACCGAGCATCACCATCTCGCCGTGGGCGAGGTTGATGATGTCGACGACGCCCCAGATGAGCGCGAATCCGACCGCCACGCCTGCAAACAGTGCCCCGACCAGCAGGCCGTTGACGACGAATTGGGTGGCAGCCATCGCTCTCAGCGCTCGCTCCAGTCAGGCATCGGGTACACCGGATCGGACTGCGCCACGTTGTCCGGGTACACTATCTGGAGGTCGGACTCGGGCTGCCACTGGTAGACCAGCATGTTCTTGTCGATGACGCCGCTGTCGTCGAAGGCGACGGTGCCGTACACCGTCGAGAACTCGGCCTGTCGAATGTGGTCCCGGACCGCCGTCGGGTTGAGTTCGTCGACGTTCTGGAAGGCGTTCATGTACGTGAGGATGACGGCTTCACCGGCCGCACTGTGGTAGTCCGGCGTGTAGTCGTAGTTCTCCTCGATGGCCGAGACAAAGTCCCCGGTCTTGCCATACACCGGGTCGTCGAAATCGGCGTTGACTGCCCACGAGGACGGCCCGTACATATAGTCGCCGTTCGCGCCGGCCTCGTCTTTGAACGATTCGTTGAGGCTTCCGACGGTCCCCATCGCTGCGTCGACGTTGACGTCCTGGCTCTCCATCTGGTTGGCCAGGATGATGTTGTGCTTCTGGTGGGCA
The genomic region above belongs to Haloarcula hispanica ATCC 33960 and contains:
- a CDS encoding branched-chain amino acid ABC transporter permease; amino-acid sequence: MSTTDEDSSGVLRSILPPEQVDRFLGTCDDYGWALLGLGTLIAASFPVLGLEGGYFMTVLSEMFLFAILALSWDIVGGQTGYPSFGNMAFFGIGAYATAILTKDFAVAFPVAFLLAGLLAVTFAAIIGIVVLRLRGHYFAIATLGVLLVAQQVSRILDITGGASGKILLETPSAETFYYLFLGVLVVEMALVYYLSGTRFGFVLNAIRDDEEKATAMGFNTTYYKTAAWMLAGLFTGFAGAAYSLFNTFIDPQTAYNGAWNVELIAMALLGGSGTVAGPVIGAFGLHTIIELVETYAVGWQLVLLGGAVIVTVIGFPKGVVGTLSEYASQMDYYKHGGMAATDTDDQEVNADE
- a CDS encoding branched-chain amino acid ABC transporter permease, with amino-acid sequence MAATQFVVNGLLVGALFAGVAVGFALIWGVVDIINLAHGEMVMLGGYTSYWMLTLVTGNAEGSPLLFLATIPVAIAVLFGIGYALQRTLVSRVIGTDIFLTLLVTFGASIAIQQLAIQAWSANPRSIQVSFADPSVNLAGIVVPKMKLVAFAGALVLTALMYVFLQKTRTGRAIRAVSQNPEAAALVGIDVEHTRAVTFGVSSAIAGGIGAFIAVILNIQPQMGLIYTLKSFIIVVFGGVGSIPGALIGGLLLGSVEELVAGFISSQWTLAVSFSLLIVLLILKPRGLFGQGAEQ